From the Nostoc sp. PCC 7107 genome, the window CTGCGACTAACCAATTTAACCCCATACGTTCTACTACTGGCGGGGCTTCTGTAGAGAGCAAGGTTTCAAAATGTTTTCCTGGTTCCTGCATGGCGCACTTTCCTGAATGTAATTACCCCAATTATAGAAAGTCTGAAGTATGAAGTATGAAGTGTGAAATGTCACGTATGAAGTGTGAAGTGTTAGGTATAAGTTTTATTTTTTAGTTTTTAAACTTCAGACTTCAGACTTCACACTTCACACTTTTTTAGGTTAGTTGAAAGATAAATGTTACCAAATCACCTTTACCGAGGCTGATGCGATCGCCTGGGCGGAGGCGGTGTCTGTTCCCTGGTAATAATGGCAAGTTGTTAATATAAGTGCCATTGGAACTACCGACATCTTCTACATAGTAAGCATCTCCCTCAACGCGAATATCTGCGTGTATCCGAGAGACAATTTCCGAATTACTAAATCCTGAAACATCGATATCAGGAGGAATACGGTCATTGGGCTTGCCAATGTGAATTACCGAGAGACTTTGGGGTAATTCAATTTCGCGATCGCTTTGAATATGCACCACTCGCGCGGTGACTTGTTGTAATTGAGTTCTCGAAACGCCTGCGGGAGCAGCTTCTGGCTCTTGTTCTGGTGCGGGAGCAGGTTCTGGTTCGGGCGGTGGGCTAGGAATGGCGGCCTCAACAGCTACAGGTTCAGGAGCGATAGGAGGTAGGGGAGGTGGGGGTGTGCTTTCGGCTGCTACCGCTGTTGGTGGTACAGCTACAGGCTGGCTAATTCCTAAAGCATCTGGTTGTAGTAGATCTAATAATGGATCTGGAGTAACTAATGGTGGTGCTTGTACAGGAATTTCGGGAGCAACTGTAGCAGCAACAG encodes:
- a CDS encoding FHA domain-containing protein, with amino-acid sequence MIVCPNCNHPNPNGAVQCEACYTPLPATSNCPNCGATVQADAAFCGQCGFNLHSAAAPAPVAATVAPEIPVQAPPLVTPDPLLDLLQPDALGISQPVAVPPTAVAAESTPPPPLPPIAPEPVAVEAAIPSPPPEPEPAPAPEQEPEAAPAGVSRTQLQQVTARVVHIQSDREIELPQSLSVIHIGKPNDRIPPDIDVSGFSNSEIVSRIHADIRVEGDAYYVEDVGSSNGTYINNLPLLPGNRHRLRPGDRISLGKGDLVTFIFQLT